CggtgcagcccccccaccccggcccgttcccggtgcagccccccaccccggcccgttCCCGGTGCAGCCCGTTCCCGGTGGCCGCCGCTCGCGCCGGGCCGACACCAACGGTTAGCACCGCCCGGGCTGAAATGTGACTCCTCCCggcgcctccccgcgccgggccccggtcccggcggggccgcccagccgcagccccggctcagccgcagccccggcccggcccggcccggcccggcgagcgGCGCCCCGGGCGCACCATGATCTGCGGCAGGAAGGCGCGTCCCGGCGCCGAgcagccgcggcccccggcggacggcgccggcggcccccgacGGCCGGGCAGAGCCTTCAAGAAGATGGGTgagtcccggcggcggcggcgcctcggccccgctccgccccgctcggccggggccccgctgcgctccgctccgggcggccgcggccccgggctccgagggcgcggggcggggcccaTGGGGAGGGGGCCCCAAGGCGGGGACAGGTCCCTACGGCGGGGAGGGTCCCCGAGGTGGCAGGGGACCTCATTGCAGGGAAGGGTCCCATGGCTGCATGAGGTCCTCACCGTGGGCAGGCGTCCCCGTGGCAGGGTTGGGCCCCTGTGGTGGGGACACGTCCCCATGGCAGGGAGGGGTCCTCATGGTGGGGATGTGTCCCCATGAGAGCGAGGGGACCTCGAGGTGACAAGGGACCTCACTGCAGGAAAGGGTCCTATGGCTGGGGGAGATCCTCACCATGGGCAGATGTCCCCATAGCAGGGTTGGGTCCCTATGGTGGGGAGAGGTCCCCATGGCAGGGATGGGTACCTATGCAAGGGAAGGGTCCCACAGCTGGGTGAGGTCCTCACCATGGGCAGGTGTCCCCATGGCAGGGTCGGGTCCCGATGGTAGGGAGGTGTCCACACAGCTGGGAGAGGTCCCCATGGCATGGTCAGGTCCTTACGGCAGGGAGGGTCCCCAAAGTGGCAGGAGTCCGTCCCTATGGCAGGTCCCATGGTGACAGGGGTCCCCATGGCAGACACAGGTCCTAATGGCAGGGAGGGTCCCTGAGGTGGCAGGGATCCCCATGGCAGGGAAGTGTCCCCATGGCGGAGAGGTGTCCCCGTGGCTGGAAGACACCCATGCTGGCCAAGATGTCCGTAGCAAGGAGGGGTCCCCATGGCAGGGACAGGTCCCTCCAAAGCAGCAGAGTGCAGGGCAGATCCCACCCCCCTGCCCATTGGGTTCCcattgccctcccccccccccccggcctgagTTGAGGTCCCAGCTGACCTTCTCATGGGAGCGGAGCAATTCCTCCATCCGCTTCCCgcccagggaaactgaggcacggcaggGCAGGGCGTTCAGCCCAAGCCCATTCCCGCTGCTAGAACCAGCCAGGGCTGTGTGGGGTGGAGAAGAACGTTTTGCCGTGCACTGGGTGCAAGGAGGACAGTGCCCAGCCTTGGGGCCTGGCGCTGAGCAGAGCCCTTGGACACCAGGGTCCCTGCATGAGCTGTGCAGGCCCGGCTGGCAGAGCGGGCCCCTTGGCGAGGTTTTAGAGCAATCGAGCGATGCTTGGGAATGGAGCTGAGTCTCAGCATCTCGTTTCATTGATGGCCTAGGGGTTCCTCTTGCAAACTGAACTGTAGCAGGTCTGGCCTGGCACCCTTCACCCTTTAAATACCAGGGTGCAAGGGTGCCGTGTGGATGCATGGCggaggcaggctgctgctgctgctggcccttGAGCCTGCCTGGGCCTGCGTTTGGGCATGTGCTGTGCGCCCGGAGCTGCACATCTCGATGTGGCTGTATGCCTGCCCACGGTGGTGTCTGCGTGTATGTATGTCCGTgtgtccctgggtctgtgcatCCCTGTGTTCATGTGTCTGTGCATCCCTGTGTCTGTGCACCTGTGTGTCCATGTACCTGTGCATCGCGCATCCATGCGTCTGGGTCCGAGCGCCCATGCGTCCCTGCATCCTTGTGTCTGTCCATTCGTGTCTGTGCATCTGTGTATCCGTGAATCTGTGTATCCATGCGTCcatgcgtgtgtgtgtccgtgcAGCCATGTGTCTGTGCATCCGTGTGTCCGTGCATGTGACACTTGGGATGGTAGATCCAGGCTCCGGCAGGCTGCAGGGTGCTGGTAGCTGTGCACGCAGGGTGCCAGCTCGCCCTGCTGGAGCGAGCGCAGCCCTCGGCTCGCTGGCCGGGGCCAAAGGCTCCTTGCAGCGCCGCAGCCGCCTGGCCCAGCTCCAGGGCTTGGCCGCGGCCCCAGGGCCGGCATGTGCGGGGGCTGCCAGCGCTTGGGAAGGACAAGTGTCCCATTGAGCCAGGGACactggggggccggggcagggtgtCCCCAGATCAGCGAGGCACCTGGAGCGCAGGTGGCCATGGGACAGAGCGtgtgaggctggggggggggcgcccgccggGCCATCGCTGGGGTGGGCCCAGGTGGCCAAGCACCACTGTCCCGCTGCTCAGCCCCAaaactgctgctctccaccccagGGGAGCGTCACCAAGTGGCACGGGGCAGGAGAGGCCGGAGCGCTGGGGTTATTTTTACAGATtgcaaaaaagggaggaaataacTGAGCTGTTTCTTGGATAACAGACGGAAAAGTCCCAGCCCACCATGAGGCTGAGTTCAAGCCCAGTGACCCGGGGCCGCCCTGTCCCAGCGAGCGGGTTGGTGACTCACCTCCGGTCTGGCCTCCCAGACTATTCTCATGCTGCTCGGGGCGCTGCCACCACCGACCGCATGTGGGGAAGGGAGGCAGGATTTGGGCAGCTCTGTCGGGATTTACCAGCCTCTGCCCCGCAGGCTGGGCAGGGCCCCAGAGCTGTTGCCTGGGGTTGTTTCCTCGCGGGCACGAGAGGAGCTGGACGGTGGTGGCTTGTCCCATCTGTCCTGTCTCATCCCATCCTATCTGTCCCGTCCTGTCCTGTCTTGTCCTGGCCTGTCTCATCTTGTTGTGTCTGGCCTGTCCTATCCCGTCTGGCCTGTCTGGCCTGTCCTGTTCCATCATATCTGTTCTGTCCCATCTGTCCTGTCCTGTTTGTCCTGTCCtgccctgtcccatcccatcaTGCCTGTTCCATGCCATCCCATCTGTCCCATCCCATAATGTCTGTCCCATCCCATCTCTCCCATCCCACCTGTCCCATCCTTTCCTATCCCATCCTGTCATGTCTATCCTCTCATCTGTCCTGTCTCATCCCATCATATCTGTCCCAGTCCACCTGTCCTGGCCTGCCTGTCCCATCTCATCCTGTTCTGTTATACCTGTACCATCCCATCATGTCTCATCCTGTCCCGTCCTgtccctccatcccatcccatcctgtctgTCCTATCCCATCCCATTGTCCTGTCCTGTTCTGCCAAGTCTGTCCTGTTTCGTCTCTCCCAGTCTGTCTGTCCCATCACATCTGTTGTGTCCTGTcattcctgtcctgtcctgtcccaacTTGTCCCATACTATCTGAtgcatcccatcctgtcccgtcccatccctccatcccatcccTTCCCGTCATGTCTGCCCTGTCCCATTGtgcctgtcccatcccatcctatcCTGTCCTGTCCTATCACAttccatcctgtcccatcctgtccctccATTCCATCCCATTACGTTTGTCCTGTTCCCTCATGTCTGTCCTGCTCTATCCAACCCCATCTTGTCCCatcccatctctccatcccatGCCATCATGTCTGCCCATCCCATCGTGTCCTGTCTCATCCTatccctccatcccatcccatctatcctgtcccatcctgtcctattCCATCCTgtccctccatcccatcccatgccCATTCCATCATGTCTGTCCTGTCTCATCTTGTCCTGTCTGTCCTGTCTCATCCAgtctgtcccatcctgtcccatcttgTCCCATCCCATTCCTCCATCCCATCATGTCTGTCCTCTGTCCTGTCCCGTCATGTCTATCCTTTCCTGTCCTATCCcaccctgtcctgtcctgtcccatcccatcttgTCATGTCTGTCCCATAGGAGTGTTTGCACTGGTGGGTGTGTGTAcacgtgcaggtgtgtgtgcaggtgtgcagaGGGCTGTGCCTGCAGAGATGTGTGTAGGTGTGCAGACAGGTGTGCTCCTGAGGCAGGGGAAGCTTCTGGCCACGGTTCTTTGCCCGGCTCCCGGGGCAGGTGGGTGCGCCCGGGGCACGTAGACAGCGACAGGTGTCGGGCGCCACCGGGTGCGTCCCCTCACAGGCCTGATGGACGATGAGGACATCAAGCTGATGCTGAAGGGCTCGCTGCTCTGGAAGATCAAGTCGCCGCGGCGGGCCAAGGAGCGTCTGTACCGCTTGCAGGAGGACGGCATGACCATCTGGTTCGAGAGGCGCTTCCGGCGCCCTCACTCCAAGCAGATCTGTAAGTGCCAGTGGCCAGGGGCATCCCCTGGGAGCTCAGGGCTCCAGgtcctgtccccacactgccttGAACCGCAGGGAGGAGCTGGAAACCAGCTGGGGCCCTGAACCCGCCAGTGGGACCCAGAGCACGACCCGGGACAGAGCCCAGCCAGGGACCCTGGGCACTACCCAGGACCTAGGGTACAATCCGAGATCCTGGGCATGACCCGGGATCCTGATCGTGATCAAGGATCCTGGGCACAAACCTGGGACCCGGGGCACAAACCCCGGATCCTGGGCATAACCTGGGATCCTGGGCATGACCTGGGACCCAGGATATGACCCGAGATCCTGGGCACAACCTGGGACTTGAACCCCAGCCCAGGGCCCAGACCCCCCAGGCCTTGCAACCCACTCTgctctgcccccccctccccaaaccccagaccagtgcctcccagtgcagCCGTGGCTGAACCCCCGGAGCCCAGCTGCCATTGCCATCCTCCGTACCAGCAGCAGGACCAGCATGAGGGCCCGTTTCCCTCCCGCCcggcctctgccctgctccacagcaccaTCCTGCTCTTTCCAAGCCCTCGGCTGGGGTAGCTGGCCCTGGCTCTGGGAAACAGCTCCATCCCCCCGCCACAGCCAGCATCCCTGTCCCCGTGGGGCCGCTGGGCTCTGTCTAGCTGGGGATTAGAGCGGCTGAAAAGGCCGGTTAAGCATGGCTGTGGCGGCACCCGGGTCCTGCCGCCGGCTCTAGGGCAGTTGTGGGCACCCCACTTCCTGCCCTTGGCACTCCGGGGTGCAAAGGGGCACCCACCGCCTGGCGTTGCTGCCCCCAGGGGACGTGGAGCTCCCCTTGATGTCCATCTCTGTCCTGATGTCCCCTGCCCACAGGCAGAGCTACCTCTACCCCAGCtctgggtggcccttggggaccccagggtggcTCGTGTGGCTGGGGCATCTCACAAGACAGTGGTGGCAGAGGATGAGCCCCCAGCTGTGGCATCTCTGGCAgagccagtggctgggctaggggacaggggacacctcAGTAGCCCCAGAGGAGCCACTGCGGCCGTCAGCACCTTGTGTCCCCACAGTCTCCGTGATGCACATCGAGGGCGTGCGCGAGGGGTACCAGTCCGAGGGGCTGCGCAAGTACGGCAGCTCCTTCCCCGAGAGGCACTGCTTCACCATCGTCTTCAAGGGGAAGCAGAAAAACCTCGACCTGGCCGCCCAGGGCGAGGAGGATGCCCAGCACTGGGTGCAGGGACTCACCAAACTCATGGCACGAGTGGACGCCATGAGCCAGCGGGAGAAGCTCGACCAATATCCTTCGCGGGAGAGCCGGGGTGTGCCGGGCGGGGACCGGCACGCTGCTGCGGGGGTGCGGGGGACCCAGCGGGTGCTGGGCACGGACACGCTGCCAGGCACTTTCCTTACCCGGGCGTACCTGGATCCACGATATCCTGCAGCGAGCCGACAAGAACAAGGACAACAAGATGTGTTTCCGCGAGATCAAGAACATGCTCCGGATGATCAACATCAACATGAATGACATCTATGCCTACAAGCTCTTCAAGGTACTGCCATCCCTCCGCGTCTTCCCCGCCACCCCCCTCTGCCATCCCCTGCTCCCACAGAGGGTTCGGCAGAGGGCTGTCAAACTCAGCACACCCGGGGGCTCCCCCTGCACGGCCGCAGCTGCCCCCGCCTCTGCCGCGGCACCCCCCGGCAATGTCTGAGTCCCGACGCACTCGGCCGCGCTGGGGAGCCTGGCAGCAGGCAGGTGCTGAGCGCGGGCCGGGTGGCAGTGGGATAGGTGCAAGAGGCAGGCGGTGACAAGGGGGGGGGGCATAGGCTGGGGGGGCTGCCCCGTTATGGGGGGATGTGACCTGCATCCCGCGGTGCCCTGGGGCAGCTGCACCACCAAGCCTAACCCAGCCCTGAGCCCGGGGTCTCAGGCCCCACTGTGGGCAGGCGGCTGAGACCCCCCAAACTCATCACATCGGGGGCCCCAATCCACCCCCGCAGCCAGCTGGCCTAGGGGGGCACGGCCAAGGCGAGGGGTGGccgtgggccgggggggggggaggggcgcacCCCCGAGGCTAGGCGCTCGGTGCCCCAGGAGTGCGACCGGTCTGGCGACGAGCGCCTGGAGGAGCGCGAGGTGGAGGAGTTCTGCCGGCGCCTGCTGCAGCGGCCGGAGCTGGAGGAGATTTTTTGGCGCTACTCGGGTGAGGACTGTGTGCTGTCGGCCGAGGAGCTGCGGGAGTTCCTGCGTGACCAGGGCGAGGAGGCCAGCCCGCAGCACGCCCATGCCATCATCCACGCCTACGAGCTGAATGAGAAAGGTAGCGTGTGTTGGaggggtcctggctgcagcacagcctggctgAGAATGGACAAACTCAGCTCAGGGGTGGCAGTGGTGGATAGTCAGTGGCGATGTCGGGCTGGCTGCCAGCGGCTCCTCTGCTGTCAATGGTGTGGAGCGAGGGGTTAAGAGACTGCAGCCCGGGGCTGCCTTGGGGATGGGGACGTGGCCCTGCCTGGCTCTGGGGGTGGCTCTAGTAGCAGCTGGAGCTGCCACGGGGCTCTCTGGGGCAAGGGTGAGTGGCCCATGTCAGGGCATCAAAGCCAGAGCCCTGTGTCCGCTGTCCCTTCCCTGGCAGCCCATGTCCTCACTGGTCCCTGGTCTGTCCACCCAGGGTTAACATGGCAttgtggggacaggggacattgCGGTGGGGAAGGACACCAAGGGGACCTCCATGTCCCCGGGTGCCACAATGCCAGGCCCAGGATGAGGGTGACATTATGGGAACAGGGGACATCAGggtggggaagaacacctccatgTCTCACTGTGCCAGGCCTAGGATGAGGGTGACAGTAGGGGGACAGACACCAAGGGGACCTCCATATCCCCTGGCTGCCACAGTGCCAAGCCTGTGCCAAGGGTGACATTATGGGAACAGGGACTATCAGGGTGGGGATGGTTCCCCGTGTGCCATGATGCTGTACCTGGGGTGCCATGGGCACGTGCCAGCCATCTCCAACACCCCACCGCGATGTCCCCCAGCCAAGCAGCAGGACCTCATGATGCTTGATGGTTTCATGATGTATCTGCTCTCTGCCGACGGGGACATCCTCAACCAGGAGCACACCAAGGTGCACCAGGACATGAGCCAGCCCCTGTGCCACTACTTCATCTCCTCCTCCCACAACACCTACCTGACCAACAACCAGATCggtggcaccagcagcactgaagCCTACATCAGGTGGGACCTGCATGGTCGCTGGAGGGGGCTCTGGGCAACCTGAGAGGCCGCAGAGCTTGGTGGCCATTGCCCCGTTGCTCTTGgctgctttgggggctgctggatGGCCCAGGTGCCACGGGGCTGATGTGCCAGCTCCACGTGGGCAGGGCGTTCATGAAGGGCTGCCGCTGCGTGGAGCTGGACTGCTGGGAGGGCTCCAACGGGGAGCCCATCATCTACCATGGCCACACGCTCACCTCCAAAATCCTCTTCCGTGACGTCATGGAGAGCATCCGCGATTATGCCTTCAAGGTGAGCGATGCTCCAAGAGGTGGGCACCGtggtgctcctcatggggctggCAGTGGGTGCCGTGGGTGTCAGGTGCCCTCGACCGTCTGATCAGCCCTGCCCGGCTTCTCTGTCCACAGCAATCACCCTACCCTGTCATCCTGTCCCTGGAGAACCACTGTGGGCTAGAGCAGCAGGCCACCATGGCCCGTCACATGAAGGCAATCCTGGGGGACATGCTGCTGACGCAGCCACTGGAGGGGCAGGACCCCAGGGACCTCCCGTCCCCAGAGGTAAGGCCatccctggctgcagcaggggtCAGCCTGCCTGTTGCTGCCttcccgtcaccatcgggccagTCCTGTGTCCCTGCCAAACCCAGCGCTTGGTCCTTCCCCCTGCAGCAGCTGAAGGGGAAGATCCTGGTGAAAGGGAAGAAGCTGCCAGACCTGCAGCATGAGcctcagagcagcagctccctgtcAGACaatgaggatgaggaggaggaggaagaggaggaggaggaagagggactgCAGGAGAGAAGCAGCCGGCGGGTAAGGGGCCGTGGGCGCAAGGCTGGCTCCTGAGCgctgctgctgtccccagccccactgctgcCATGCTGATGGCACAGCAGGGGGTTCCACGTGCTGGAGGACACGCTGTGCCCTGCTGTGGCCtcggccaggcagcctcagcATCCCAACCCAGGGCTGCTCCCTTGCCCCCAGCTTATTGTGCCCTACGGGGTGACTGATGGTGCTGCCACAGCGCCATGCTGAGTGAGCTCTTCTGGGATCCCTGGGTGTTTTCcggctgggaaaggctggtgcTGATACTGGAGAGGACCCTGTGGCCGGATTGGTGGTGCTGGGGGCCAAGTGCTCCTGGGTGTCCCCTGACAtggctcttctctctcctcttccagtCACTCCACTCTTTGCAGGAGATCAAACCACTGCAGGTGGGTCATGGCGTTGGAGCCAGGAGGGCCGGGGGTGCCTGCACTGTGGGACtaggcagtccctgtgcctgtgGGGATGGCGAGCAGCTGTCACTGCCCAGAAGAGGGGACTGAGCCTGGGAACCTGCCAGTGATGCCTCCTTTTTCCCCTACGGGTCTGGGCGCTCCATGCCCACGGTCTCAATTACCTCAATGTCTCCGTTGCCTTGGGGTCTCCTTCACCTTGGGGTATCCATTGCCTCGGGGATTCTCCGTCACCTCAGGGTCTCCATTGCTTTGGGGTCTCCATAACCTTGGGTGTCCTCTGCTTTGCGGGGGTTGCTGTCACCTCAACTTCTCCATTGCCTTGGGGTCTCCatttccttggggggggggtcaccgtAGCCTTGTGTCAATACTGCTTTGGGGTCTCCATCATCTTGGGGTCTGCATCACCTCTGGTTCTCCATTGCCTCgggctctccatcatcttggggtTTCCATTGCCTTAGGTGCTCCACTGCCTCAGGGTCTCCATCACCTTGGGGGGGGTTCAGCACTTAGTGCCAGCCTCATCAGGGCTCTCTAGAGCTCCAGGTGATTTAGGTGCAGGCCTTGCTCCATCGGTGGGTGCTGGAGCCAGGGGTGACTCTGAGGCTGCCCTGGCCCCCCCAGGCCAAGGATGCTTCACAGGTGGCCCCGGAGCTCTCTGCCGTGGTGGTATACTGCCAAGCCGTGCCCTTCCCTGGCCTGGCCCAGGCCCTGCGTGACCCACGGCCCTGCGAAATGTCATCCTTCAGTGAGAGGAAGGCTCGGAAGCTCATCAGGGAGGCAGGTGAGGGTGAGGGGATGGACACTGGTCCTGGGCTTGGCCAGGACGCAGGGCAACCATGAGGTGGGGTGAACTGGGATGCTCTGGGCTGTCGCCAGGTCTGTTCTGACGGCTGATGCTTGGGATGTGCTGGCCCTGGCTGGGCTGCCCTGGGTCCGGTGTGCTTGGGGGACCCTGGGGTCCAGTGTCCGGGGTCAGAGTCAGGAGACTCATCTGGGGTTTGGGATCAGGGTCCAGGATCAAGGTCTGGACTCCAGGGTCAGGATTTGGGATGAGGGTCTGGGGTAATGGGTCCAGGAACAGGATCTGGGTCCAGGGTCAGGATCCAGGGTCAGGGTCTGGGATCAGGCCCAAGGGTCCAGGGTCAGGATCCGAGGTCAAGGCCAAGGGTCTGGGGTCAGGACCCAGGACCCACGGTCAGGGTCCAGGCTCCATGCACACCTGGCTGAGCAAGCACCTCCGCAGGCACTGGCCAGTGTGGCCACGTGTGGCACCCAGGGGTCCCCCGTCCCGCCTGGGCGCCCTGCGCACCCGGCCTCCACTCAGCCCACCCTCCCGCAGGCAAGGCCTTTGTCCGCTACAAtgcccggcagctcagccgcaTCTACCCGCTGGGGCTCAAGATGAACTCCTCCAACTACAACCCCCAGGAGATGTGGAACGCCGGCTGCCAGCTCGGTG
The sequence above is a segment of the Struthio camelus isolate bStrCam1 chromosome 25, bStrCam1.hap1, whole genome shotgun sequence genome. Coding sequences within it:
- the PLCD3 gene encoding 1-phosphatidylinositol 4,5-bisphosphate phosphodiesterase delta-3, whose amino-acid sequence is MICGRKARPGAEQPRPPADGAGGPRRPGRAFKKMGLMDDEDIKLMLKGSLLWKIKSPRRAKERLYRLQEDGMTIWFERRFRRPHSKQIFSVMHIEGVREGYQSEGLRKYGSSFPERHCFTIVFKGKQKNLDLAAQGEEDAQHWVQGLTKLMARVDAMSQREKLDHWIHDILQRADKNKDNKMCFREIKNMLRMININMNDIYAYKLFKECDRSGDERLEEREVEEFCRRLLQRPELEEIFWRYSGEDCVLSAEELREFLRDQGEEASPQHAHAIIHAYELNEKAKQQDLMMLDGFMMYLLSADGDILNQEHTKVHQDMSQPLCHYFISSSHNTYLTNNQIGGTSSTEAYIRAFMKGCRCVELDCWEGSNGEPIIYHGHTLTSKILFRDVMESIRDYAFKQSPYPVILSLENHCGLEQQATMARHMKAILGDMLLTQPLEGQDPRDLPSPEQLKGKILVKGKKLPDLQHEPQSSSSLSDNEDEEEEEEEEEEEGLQERSSRRSLHSLQEIKPLQAKDASQVAPELSAVVVYCQAVPFPGLAQALRDPRPCEMSSFSERKARKLIREAGKAFVRYNARQLSRIYPLGLKMNSSNYNPQEMWNAGCQLVALNFQTPGYEMDLNAGRFLGNGRCGYVLKPAFLRSSQGSFSPEAPPGPGQARRRLALAVRVITAQQLPKLNEEKRSSIVDPLVRVEIHGVPADCSKKQTQYKLNNGFNPRWEETLTFQLRVPELALVRFVVEDYDSTSCNDFVGQFTLPLASMREGYRHIHLLSKDGASLSPATLFVHVKCKHL